The sequence GCCGCGTACAGGCTCGCGTCGCCGTTGCCGGGCAGCTTCGCGGGCCGGTAGTCGAGCTGGCCGCGGACGGTCAGGACCGCGACGTCGTCGCCCTGCGTCGGGTCGCTGTATCCCTTGCTGATCCAGACCTTGGAGACGCCGAGGACCTGGCCATCGTCGGTGCGCTTGTCCTCGCGGCCCGCGACCACGCGAACCTCCTGCTTCGCGACCGCCTTCGCGCAGTGGGCCGCCGTCGCGACCGCCGTGGAGCTGACGATCACCGCGCCGCAGTACTGGTTGCCGCCGCTGTCGGTCAGGTACACCGCGTACGGGTGGTCACCGAGCGAGGCCTTCTCGCCGCCGACGATCCGCGCCTGGTTGCCGGATCCGGGATCGGCGGACGCCGTGCCGACCACGACCGGGACGACCACCGCGGCCACGGCGAGGAGCGCGCCGCTTGCGAGCAGCAGGGATCGACGGGACTTCACGGACATGGGACGTTCCCCTCATCAGACACGGCAAACAACAAGCGCTCGGCACCCGGGCGACTCCGGTGCGTGAACGCCGTGCGCTGAATACCCTAATCGGAGTGGGCCCAAAGCGGTGTCACTGGAACGGGTGGACTCCGCGTTCCGCGAGCGCCTCTGCGAAGCTGACCGGATGCGGCGAACGGCAGCGGTGCTCGGGGCGGTACTGGCCCTCGCCCTGACGTCGTGCGCTGCCGAAGAAGTGCCGTCGACGCCGCAACCCGTGCCCCCGGCATCCGCTCCGGTGAGGACCACGGCGACCGCGCCGGTGACGGCGTCTCGTACGCCCGCCGTCACCTGGCAGGTGGGTGCCCGGCCACTCCCCCGGCGCCCGGACGGCTTCGGCGAGGTCGAACCGACACCACCCGAACTGGTGAACCGGGCACTTCCGACAAAAGACCTCCTCCCACCGCCCGCCGGCGACCGGTACGCCTCGACGGTCAGCGCGGTGCCCGCCGACGTCCTCGCGCGCAGCACCTGGCAGGCCGCCTGCCCGGTCAAGGCGGCCGACCTGCGCTACCTGACGATGTCGTTCTGGGGCTTCGACGGCCGCGCGCACACCGGCGAGATGCTGGTCAACGCGAAGGGCGCCGCCGGGATCACCAAGGTGTTCGGGCAGCTCTTCGCGGCGCACTTCCCCCTCGAAGAGATGCGCGTGACCAGCCCGGCCGAACTCACCGCGCCGCCGACCGGCGACGGCAACTCGACCAGCGCGTTCGTCTGCCGTCCGGCGCGCGGGCAGACGAGCTGGTCGGCGCACGCGTACGGCCTCGCCGTCGACGTGAACCCGTTCTGCAACCCCTACACCCAGGGTGACCTCGTCCTGCCCGAGCTGGCCTCGGCGTATGTCGACCGCTCGAACCGCCGGCCGGGCATGGTCCAGGCCGGCGACGCGACCGTGCGGGCGTTCGCCGCGATCGGGTGGAGCTGGGGTGGCTCGTGGTCCAGCCCGAAAGACCGGATGCACTTCACCGGCAACGGCCACTGACCACGTAATACGACGTTAAGCACAACCCGGAACACCAGCCCCGCGACCTCGGTTGACTAGGGTGAATCGACCGGAACCGAGCCCGCGGAGGATGCAGTGCCCCACTACGACCTGGTGATCGTCGGGACGGGATCGGGGAACTCGATCCTCGGCCCGGAGTTCGCCGGCAAGAAGACGGCGATCGTCGAAAAGGGCACGTTCGGGGGCACCTGCCTCAACGTCGGCTGCATCCCCACGAAGATGTTCGTGTACGCCGCCGATGTCGCGTACACGCCTTCGCACAGCGCGAAGTACGGCGTCGACGAAGAGCTGAAGGGTGTGCGCTGGCGCGACATCCGCGACCGGATCTTCGGCCGGATCGACCCGATCGCCGCGGGTGGCGCGGAGTACCGCCGCAGCCACGAGGACAACGCGAACGTCGACGTCTACGACGGCACCGCCCGCTTCACCGGCCACAAGGAACTGCGCGTCAGCTTCGCCGACGGGCGTCCCGACGAGGTGCTGACCGCCGACAAGTTCGTGCTCGCCGCGGGCGGCCGCCCGGTGATCCCGGAGATCCCGGGCCTCGACACCGTCGAGTACCACACCTCCGACACCGTGATGCGGCTCGACGAGCTGCCCGAACACATCGTCGTCCTGGGCGGCGGGTACATCGCGGCCGAGTTCGCGCACGTCTTCGCCTCGTTCGGCGTTCAGGTCACGCTGGTCAACCGGTCCGGGCGGCTGCTGCGCTCGGAGGACGACGACGTCAGCGCGCGGTTCACCGAGCTGGCCGAGCAGCGGTTCGACGTCCGCCTCGACCGCAAGACCGTGCGGGCGCGCAAGACCGAACGCGGTGTCGCGCTGGACCTCGAAGGACCGCAGGGCGCCGAAACCGTCGAGGCCGACGTGCTGCTGGTCGCCACCGGCCGCCGGCCGAACTCCGACGTCCTGGACGTCGCCGCCACCGGAGTGACCACAATGGACAGTGGGCACGTCGTGGTCGACGACTACCAGGAGACCGTGGTCGAGGGCATCTACGCGCTCGGCGACCTTTCCTCGCCGCACGAGCTGAAGCACGTCGCGAACCACGAAGCCCGCGTGGTGCAGCACAACCTGCTGCACCCGGACGAGCGGATCACCGCCGACCACCGGTTCGTGCCACACGCGGTGTTCACCCACCCGCAGGTGGCGTCGGTCGGGCTGACCGAGCGGAAGGCCCGCGAAAAGGGCGTTTCCTTCGTGGTGTCCAAGCAGGACTACGCCGGGATCGCGTACGGCTGGGCGATGGAGGACACCACCGGCTTCGCGAAGCTCCTGGCCGACCCGGCGACCGGGCAGCTGCTCGGCGCGCACATCATCGGGCCGCAGGCTTCGTCGGTGATCCAGCCGCTGATCCAGGCGATGAGCTTCGGCCTCGACGCGCGGAGCATGGCGCGCGGGCAGTACTGGATCCACCCGGCGATGCCGGAGCTGATCGAGAACGCCCTGCTCAACCTGCCCCTGGACTGACGTTCGTGAAGGCCACCTCGAGGAACTCGAGGTGGCCTTCACGGCTTTTCAGAGGGTGAGGGACCAGGTGTCGAGGGTGCCGGTGTCGCCGGGGCCGTAGTCCGTCACGCGCAGCTGCCAGCGGCCGCCGGCCGGGGAAGCCGCCGGGACGGTGAACGTGCGGGCGCCGCTCCAGGCCGTGCACGTGCTGCCGCCGCTGTACTTCAGCGCGTACGCCTTGCCGTTCGGGTCCAGCAGCGTGACGCCGAGGTCTTCGGCGCACGTGTGGCGGATGGTCACCGCGACCGTCAGCGGGGTCGCCGCCTGGCCGGTGAGCGTGGACGTGATCGGGCTGAAGACCTGCTGGTAGTCGCGGATCGCGTAGTCGGTGTCGTTCGTCAAGGTCCGGCCGCTGCCCGCTTGGGTCCGCGCCGAGACCGCGGCGCTGGCCGGTGAGGTGTTCCCCGCCGCGTCGCGTGCTTTGACCGTGAACGAGTACGCCGTGTCCGGGGACAGCCCGGTGACGGTCGCCGAAGTCCCGGCGACGCTCGTGGCGAGCGCGGAGCCGTTGTAGACGTCGTACGCGGTGACGTCGCCGGTGGCCGCGTCCCAGGCCAGCGAAACGCTGGTGGCCGTCGTGCCGGTGACCCGCGGGTTGGCGGGTGCGCCCGGCAGCGTCGTGCCGCCGCCGGTCACGAGGGTGAGCCCCCACTTGGCCAGCGCCTCGGCGACCGGCTGGAACAGGGACATGTCGCCGTCGGACGGGTTGTCGACGCACTGCGACGGACCGCCGTCGTGCAGGCCGGTGGCCTTGTCGCCGAGCAGCCAGCCGCCGCCGGAGTCACCGCCGAGGGAGCACGCCGTCGTCCAGGTGAGGTCGTCGATGACCAGGCCGCCGCCGTAGTCGACGGACTTGTGCGTGTACTTCACCTCGCCGCACTGCCAGTGCGAGGTGTTGCCGGAGTGGCAGACGCGGTCGCCGACCATCGCCTCGGCCGCGCCGGACAGCGTGATCGCGGGCTGGCCCCAGGTGTTGACCGAAGCCGACAGGTTCCACCCGGCCTCCGTCACCGCCACGACGCCCATGTCCCCTTCGCTGGCGTTGACGCTGTGGGTGCCGCCGACGTTCGACGTGCCGATGCGGTTCTGCTGTCCCGAAGCACCGTACGCGGCTTGGTCGCGGTCGTTCGTGCAGTGGCCCGCGGTCAGGAAGTGTTTGGCACCGCTCGAATCCGTCACGGGAAAGCCGACCGAGCAGTTGCTTTCGCTGCCCGGCCACCACGGGTTCCCGGTCTGGATCGTGCCGGACTGCTGCCGCGGCGACGTGCCCGTCTCGGTGATCCGGACCCCGAGTTCCCGCACGCGGGAAAGGAAACTCTCGGTCGCCGCGGTCTTCTTCGTCCGGTCGACGTCCACGCCGACCTCGTTGCCGCGGACGTCGACGCCCCAGCCGTAGACGCCGGGCACGCCGGTGCCGACCAGGGCGCGGACGGCCGCGCCGGTGCGGTCCAGGTCGGCCTGGCTCCGCGCGACCACCCGGGCCGCCGCCCCCGCGGCCCGCGCCTGCTCGGCGGCTTCGGCCGTCGTGACGGCGACGGTCAGCTTCCCGGTGGCGGCGTCGAACCACTGCCCGGCCGACCGCGCGCGCACCGAAGCGGGCAGGGCGGCGGCCAGCCGGTGGGCGCCGTCCTGGGCGGCGAGCTGGGCCCGGGCCTGGTCCGCGGTGAGCCCGAAGGCCGCGGCCACGCCCGCCACCTCGGCGTCCGGATGTCCGGGTGCCGCTTCGGCGGGCGAGAAGCCCAGCCCCAACGCGGCCAGCGCGGCCACGCCGGCGACGGAAACGAATCTGCGCATCGAATTCTCCTCGGATCGGCGAGTGGAGTGCGCAGACGGTAAGCCGCCGGAAAGCCGGTTTCCCAGATCCGTACGTCTTTAACAGTTAACTGGCGGGCCATTCCCATTCGAAGCCGTACCGTCCGGGGCCGAAGTTGAGCGCGACCCCGTGCACCGCACCGGATTCCGGGACGACGTCGGTTTCTTCGCCGGGCTCGGCGAAGCGGCGGCAGACCGGCGGGACCGCCTCGGGCGAGAACCGGATTTCGAGCACGTATTCGCGGACCGGGAGCCGGAATTTGCGTTCGTAGTTCGTCGCGATCGGGTACGGCGCGCGGTTCACGAGCGTGTGCTCGGTGATGACGGTTTCGCCGCGCTCGAGCGGCCGGGCGAAAAGCAGTTCGACGACGAGAAGACCGTCTTCGGGCTTCAGCACGCTGCGGCCGGGGTGGCAGCCGCGCAGCGAACGCAGCTCCGGCAGCGGCCGGTCGTGCTCGTCCAGGTGCAGGATCACCACCCAGCGGTCCGGGCCATCGGCTTCGGCGCGCAGCACCTGCCGCGAACGGAATTCCAGCTCCTCGCGGCCGGCCCCGACGGTGACGACGTCGTGCTGGCTGAGCCGGGTCAGCCGTTCGTCCCACCGGGTGTCCACATCGGACACCGCAGCGTCGATGCGCCGCCCGTCCGGCCAGAACCGGCCGATCTCCGCGGCCGCGGACCGGCGGGCCCGGGGCGGGCCCAGCAGCGCGGCGAGCGAACCGGCCGGTACCTCCAGGACGGCTTCGAGCTGCCGCAGCCCGCGCAGCGAGTCCCGCCGTTCGGGGCGGCTGCGGCCGGACTGCCAGTAGCTCAGCGTCGCCGTCGTGACCGAGACGCCGCGGGCGCGCAGGTGCTCGCGAAGCCGGTCCAGGCTCAGCCCGCGGGCACGGATCGCCGCGCGCAGGGCGGCGTCGAACGGGCCCTCGCGCAGCAACACCCCGAGGTCGGGGGACGGCACGGCCACCGAAAGATCTTAAGCCGCGCCGACCCCGGCGAAAGGTGTTAACAGTTAAGAATCAGACGAACCGGCGGCGCCCGGCGAGCGCGCCGAACACCACCTGCACGACGAGCAGGCCGAGCAGCATCGCCAGCGGCACGGTCCAGCCGCCCGCGAGGTCGTGCAGCAGGCCGAAGAGGAACGGCCCGAGCGCGGCGAACAGGTAGCCGAAGCCCTGCGCCATGCCGGACAGCCGGGCGGTGTCCGCGCCGGTCCGCGCCCGCAGCGCGATGACGGTCAGCGCCAGTGAGAACACGCTCATGCCGAGCCCGATCAGCAGGCTCCACAGCAGCGGCGACCACGAGGGGGCGAACATCAGCCCGGCGGTGCCGGCGAACCCGAACACGCCGAGCGCGGCGATCCACGGACCCTGCCCGCGCTGCCGGGCGGCCATCGGCGCGACGAAGAGACTGATCGGCACGGCGATCAGCGAGACCAGGCCGAACAGCAGCCCGGCGTCGTCGCGCGACACGCCCGCGTCCATCAGCACCTGCGGGAACCAGCCCATCGCCGCGTAGGCGTAGAAGGCCTGCAGGCCGAAGAAGACCGTGACGATCCACGCCAGCCGGTTGCGCAGCAGCGACCGGCCGCCGGCCGCGGCGTCGGCATGCCTCGGCGCCCGGCCGGTGCCGCGGGCTGCGAGAATCCACGCCAGCAGCGCGACGAGGGCCACCACGGCCCAGCTGCCCAGCGCCGGGCGCCAGCCGCCGAACGCGTCGCCGAGCTGCGGGGTCACCGCCGACCCCAGCGCGCCGCCGCCCTGCAGGGCCGCGGTGTAGACACCGGTCATGACGCCGATGCGGGCCGGGAAGGAGTCCTTGATGACCACCGGGATCAGCACGTTGATCAGCGCGATGCCGGCGGTGGCCACCAGGGTCCCGCCGAGCACCACGGCCGGCCCGTCGAGCACGCGCAACACGAGCCCAGCCGCGAGCGTGCTCAGCGCGATCGCGATGGCGGCGCCGATGCCGGCCCGGCGGGCGAGCAGCGGCGCGGCCAGCCCGGCGCCGGCGAAGCACAGCGTCGGCAACGTCGTGAGCACACCGGCCCAGACCCCGGAAGTCCCCAGGTCGTGGCGCATTTCCGCGAGCATCGGGCCGACGCCGGTGATGGCCGGGCGCAGGTTGAGGGCGGTGAGCACCACCGCGACCGCCAGCAGCACCCCGCCGGCGACGACACCCGGAGTGCGGAACTCCACGGCGCCGTCCAGTTCGGGTTCGAGGGCGGATTCACGGTGTTCGACGCGCATGACGGCTACTATCGCATACGTAGGATGATTGGATGAAGGGATAATCCTGTGCCTCTGGCCACCACCCGGCGAGCAGGCCTCGTCGACCAGGTCATCGACCAGCTGCGGACCGCGGTCACGCAGGGCGAATGGCCCATCGGCGAACGCATCCCCACCGAAGCCGAACTCGTCGACCAACTCGGCGTCGGGCGCAACACCGTCCGCGAGGCCGTGCGCGCGCTCGCCCACACCGGCCTGCTGGAGGTCCGGCAGGGCGACGGCACCTACGTGCGCGCCACCAGCGAGGTGTCCGGCGCGATCCGGCGGCTCTGCGGGTCGGAGCTGCGCGAGGTCCTGCAGGTCCGGCGCACCCTGGAGGTCGAGGGCGCGCGCCTGGCCGCCGCCGAGCGGACCGACGACGAGGTCGCCGAACTGTGGGCCCTGCTGTCCCGCCGGGACACCGAGCTGCGCGACGGGCGCTGGGAGGACTTCGCGCGCACGGACGCGGAGTTCCACTGCGCCGTCGTCCGCGCCGGCCACAACCGGCTGCTCACCGAGCTCTACCGCGGGCTGACCGAGGTCATCACGGCCAGCGTCGCGGCGACGTCCAGCATCACGCCGGGCGCGGAGCACGTGCCCGAGATCGGCCACGAAGGTCTCGCCCGGGCCATCGCCGACCGGGACGCGGACCGGGCCGCCGCCGAGGCGTGCGGCTTCCTGGACGAGCTGCTGGAGCGCATCGAACGCGCTTGACCTGCACATTTGCCGCCTTTGGCATCACAATCGACCCCTAAGGGTGCCAATTCAGGGTTGTCGTGGCACCACCGTGGCGCCATAGTTGCGCCATGGACCTGACGCCCTTCGTGGAAGAACTCCGCCGGGAGCTCGCGGTCGCCGCCGAAGCGGCGGGTGAGGAAGCCGTCGCCCTGGCCGAGCGCCTCACCGCGCCGCTCGAATCGGCGATCCGGCTCACCCTGCTCGACGCCCTTTCCGCGGCGGCCGACGAGATCACCCGCGACCTCGCCCCCGGCTCCGTCGAGGTGCGCCTGCGCCGCCGCGAAGCCGAATTCGCCGTCGCGCTGCCTGCCGCACCCGAGCCACCACCCCAGGAAACGCCCCCGGCGCCCCCGGAAGCCGACGACGGCGCCGTCGCCCGGGTCAACCTCCGGCTGCCCGAAACGCTCAAGCAGCGCGTCGAAGAGGCCGCAAACCGGGAGATGCTCTCGATCAACGCCTGGCTCGTGCGGGCCGCGAGCGCCGCCCTCGGTCCCGGCAAGAGCCAGCCGCACCGCCGGTCGGTCTTCGGCGAGAAGTACACCGGCTGGGTTCAGTAACCCGCCACTCTTCCTTTTCCCTCACACGTCTCCGACCTGCGGAGACGCCACCCGAGCACCCCAGGAGGGCGCAGCCATGCCCGTTTTCGCCACCCCCGAGCCGATCTCGGCCACGATCGACGTCAGCATCGCCGACATCCGGATCGTCGCCGGCGAGCGCGCGGAAACCACCGTCGAGATCGAGCCCGCCGACCCGTCCGAACCCGAAGACGTGCGGGCGGTCGCCAAGACCCGCGTCGAGTTCGCGAGCGGTGAACTGCTGGTCAAGGGCCCGAAGTACGCCACCAAGCTGTGGGGCAAGGGCGGCTCCCTGCACGTCACGGTCGAGCTGCCCGCCGGCTCGCGCCTCCGGTCCACGGCCGCCATGGGCGACATCCGGGTCAGCGGCCAGGTCGGCGACAGCCGCATCAAGACCTCGGTCGGCGACATCCACCTCGACGAAGCCGCCCGGCTCGAGGCGAGCACCGCCACCGGCGACGTCTCCATCGAGCGGGCCACCGGGCACGTCGAGGCCCACACCGGCTCCGGCGAGCTGCGGATCCGCGAGATCGACGGCACCGCCGTGCTGAAGAACTCCAACGGCGAGACCCGCGTCGGCGAAGTCACCGGCGACCTGCGGGTCAACACCGCGAACGGCGACATCTTCGTTTCCCTCGCCCACGCGAGCGTGCACGCCAAGACCGCGTCCGGCGACATCCGGCTCAACGAGGTCATGCGCGACTCCGTCGTCCTCGAAACCGCGGTCGGCGAGATCGAGGTCGGCGTCCGCGAGGGCAGCGCCGCCTGGCTCGAGCTCAACTCCCTGACCGGTTCCGTGCGCAACACGCTCACCCCCTCCGAGGGGCCGGGCGGGACCACGGAAACGGTCGAGGTCAAAGCCCACACCTACACCGGCGACATCGTCATCCGCCGGGCCTGAAACTCCGCACAGAGAAGGGGAAGACCATGCCAGACGCCATCGTGGCCGAAGGGCTCGTCAAGAAGTACGGCTCCGTCACCGCCCTCGACGGGATGGACCTGCGGGTCCCGGAGGGCACCGTGCTCGGCGTGCTCGGGCCGAACGGCGCCGGGAAGACCACCACCGTCCAGATCCTCACGACGCTGCAGAAGCCGGACGCCGGCCGCGCGACGGTCGCCGGGTTCGACGTCGTCAAGGACGCGCACGTGCTGCGTTCGCACATCGGCGCGTCCGGCCAGTACGCCGCCGTCGACCAGGAGCTGACCGGGGCCGAGAACCTCGAGATGGTCGGGCGGCTCTACCACCTCGGCACCAAGCGGGCCAAGGCCCGCGGCCGGGAGCTGCTGGCCCGGTTCAGCCTCGAAGACGCCGCCGACCGGCCGGTGAAGGGGTACTCCGGCGGCATGCGGCGCCGGCTCGACCTGGCCGGCGCGCTCGTGGCCAACCCGCCGGTGCTGTTCCTCGACGAGCCCACGACCGGGCTCGACCCGCGCGCCCGCACCGAGCTGTGGGACGTCATCACCGAGCTGGTCGCGGGCGGCACCACGCTGCTGCTGACCACGCAGTACCTCGAAGAGGCCGACCGGCTGGCCGACAGCATCGCTGTGATCGACCACGGGCGCGTGATCGCCCGCGGCACCGCCGACGAGCTCAAGGACCTCGTCGGCGGCGAGCGGATCGAGCTGACCGTCGGCACGCACGCCGACGTCGGCGTCGCGCAGCGGGCGCTGGCGCGGCTGGCCAGCGGCGAGCCGCAGGCCGAGGCGTTCCGGCTCACCGTACCCGTGACCCACGGCGCGAAAGCGCTTACCGAAGCGCTCGCCCTGCTCGCCGCCGACGGCGTCGACGTCCGCGACGTCGGCGTCCGCCGCCCCACCCTCGACGACGTTTTCCTCACTCTCACCGGCCACGAGACGGCCGAACCCGCGAAGGAGGCCGTGTGATGAACGCGGTGCAGATGGCCGTGACCGACGGCGTGACCGTCGCCAAGCGCAACTCGATCAAGATCGTCCGGTCGCTGGACCTGCTCGGGTCCATCGTGTTCATGCCGGTGATGTTCGTGCTGCTCTTCGGCTACGTGTTCGGCAGCGTGATCGACATCCCCGGCATGTCCTACCGCGAGTTCATGCTCCCGGGGATCTTCACCCTCGCCGTGGCGATGGGCAGCATCGTCACCGGCTACGGGCTGACCGACGACCTGCAGAAGGGCATCATCGACCGGTTCAGATCGCTGCCGATGTCGCCGGCCGCGGTGCTGATCGGGCGCACCACGGCGGACCTGATCCTCAACGTGACGAGCCTGCTCATCATGGGCCTCGTCGGCCTGCTGGTCGGCTGGCGCATCCACACCGGCGTCTTCGAGGCGCTCGGCGGCGTGCTCCTGCTGCTCGCCTTCGCCTACGCGCTGTCGTGGGTGATGGGGACGCTCGGCCTGGCCGTGCGCAAGCCCGAGGTGTTCAACAACGTCTCGAGCGTGGCGATCTTCCCGCTCACCTTCCTGGCCAACACGTTCGTCGACAGCGGCCGCCTGCCCACCCCGCTGCGGGTGATCGCGGACTGGAACCCGGTCTCGGCGATCACCCAGGCGGCGCGGGAGCTGTTCGGCAACACCAGCGCGTCGATGCCGGTGCACGACGTCTGGCCGATGCAGCACGCCGTGCTGGCTTCGGTGCTGTGGATCGCGGTGCTGCTGGCGATCTTCGTGCCGCTTTCGGTGCGCTGCTACAAGAAGGCCACGAGCCACTGACTCAGGGCAGCGTGAGGATCTCGCTGCCGTCGGCCGTCACCACGAGGGTGTGCTCGAACTGGGCCGTCCACTTCTTGTCCTTCGTGGTGACGGTCCAGTCGTCGGACCAGATGTCGTAGTCGATGGTGCCCAGCGTGATCATCGGCTCGATCGTGAAGGTCATGCCCTCCTCGATGATCGTGTCGACGGAGGGCTCTTCGTAGTGCAGGACCGTCGGCGGCGTGTGGAACGCGGGGCCGACGCCGTGGCCGGTGAAGTCGCGGACCACGCCGTAGCCGAAGCGCTTGGCGTAGGACTCGATGACCCGGCCGATGACGTTGAGCTGACGGCCCGGCCGGACCGCCTTGATCGCCCGCATCGTCGCCTCGCG is a genomic window of Amycolatopsis lexingtonensis containing:
- a CDS encoding S1 family peptidase, which codes for MSVKSRRSLLLASGALLAVAAVVVPVVVGTASADPGSGNQARIVGGEKASLGDHPYAVYLTDSGGNQYCGAVIVSSTAVATAAHCAKAVAKQEVRVVAGREDKRTDDGQVLGVSKVWISKGYSDPTQGDDVAVLTVRGQLDYRPAKLPGNGDASLYAAGTKATVLGWGRVADGGARSDYLRSVDVPLVSDSDCSADYNVYNQKTMVCAGYPEGGKDACQGDSGGPLVVGDTLIGIVSFGDGCGKAGKPGVYTRVSAYTDDIEAQARPRTLFP
- a CDS encoding M15 family metallopeptidase, with amino-acid sequence MRRTAAVLGAVLALALTSCAAEEVPSTPQPVPPASAPVRTTATAPVTASRTPAVTWQVGARPLPRRPDGFGEVEPTPPELVNRALPTKDLLPPPAGDRYASTVSAVPADVLARSTWQAACPVKAADLRYLTMSFWGFDGRAHTGEMLVNAKGAAGITKVFGQLFAAHFPLEEMRVTSPAELTAPPTGDGNSTSAFVCRPARGQTSWSAHAYGLAVDVNPFCNPYTQGDLVLPELASAYVDRSNRRPGMVQAGDATVRAFAAIGWSWGGSWSSPKDRMHFTGNGH
- a CDS encoding mycothione reductase, with the translated sequence MPHYDLVIVGTGSGNSILGPEFAGKKTAIVEKGTFGGTCLNVGCIPTKMFVYAADVAYTPSHSAKYGVDEELKGVRWRDIRDRIFGRIDPIAAGGAEYRRSHEDNANVDVYDGTARFTGHKELRVSFADGRPDEVLTADKFVLAAGGRPVIPEIPGLDTVEYHTSDTVMRLDELPEHIVVLGGGYIAAEFAHVFASFGVQVTLVNRSGRLLRSEDDDVSARFTELAEQRFDVRLDRKTVRARKTERGVALDLEGPQGAETVEADVLLVATGRRPNSDVLDVAATGVTTMDSGHVVVDDYQETVVEGIYALGDLSSPHELKHVANHEARVVQHNLLHPDERITADHRFVPHAVFTHPQVASVGLTERKAREKGVSFVVSKQDYAGIAYGWAMEDTTGFAKLLADPATGQLLGAHIIGPQASSVIQPLIQAMSFGLDARSMARGQYWIHPAMPELIENALLNLPLD
- a CDS encoding fibronectin type III domain-containing protein, with the protein product MRRFVSVAGVAALAALGLGFSPAEAAPGHPDAEVAGVAAAFGLTADQARAQLAAQDGAHRLAAALPASVRARSAGQWFDAATGKLTVAVTTAEAAEQARAAGAAARVVARSQADLDRTGAAVRALVGTGVPGVYGWGVDVRGNEVGVDVDRTKKTAATESFLSRVRELGVRITETGTSPRQQSGTIQTGNPWWPGSESNCSVGFPVTDSSGAKHFLTAGHCTNDRDQAAYGASGQQNRIGTSNVGGTHSVNASEGDMGVVAVTEAGWNLSASVNTWGQPAITLSGAAEAMVGDRVCHSGNTSHWQCGEVKYTHKSVDYGGGLVIDDLTWTTACSLGGDSGGGWLLGDKATGLHDGGPSQCVDNPSDGDMSLFQPVAEALAKWGLTLVTGGGTTLPGAPANPRVTGTTATSVSLAWDAATGDVTAYDVYNGSALATSVAGTSATVTGLSPDTAYSFTVKARDAAGNTSPASAAVSARTQAGSGRTLTNDTDYAIRDYQQVFSPITSTLTGQAATPLTVAVTIRHTCAEDLGVTLLDPNGKAYALKYSGGSTCTAWSGARTFTVPAASPAGGRWQLRVTDYGPGDTGTLDTWSLTL
- a CDS encoding transcriptional regulator → MAVPSPDLGVLLREGPFDAALRAAIRARGLSLDRLREHLRARGVSVTTATLSYWQSGRSRPERRDSLRGLRQLEAVLEVPAGSLAALLGPPRARRSAAAEIGRFWPDGRRIDAAVSDVDTRWDERLTRLSQHDVVTVGAGREELEFRSRQVLRAEADGPDRWVVILHLDEHDRPLPELRSLRGCHPGRSVLKPEDGLLVVELLFARPLERGETVITEHTLVNRAPYPIATNYERKFRLPVREYVLEIRFSPEAVPPVCRRFAEPGEETDVVPESGAVHGVALNFGPGRYGFEWEWPAS
- a CDS encoding CynX/NimT family MFS transporter, producing the protein MRVEHRESALEPELDGAVEFRTPGVVAGGVLLAVAVVLTALNLRPAITGVGPMLAEMRHDLGTSGVWAGVLTTLPTLCFAGAGLAAPLLARRAGIGAAIAIALSTLAAGLVLRVLDGPAVVLGGTLVATAGIALINVLIPVVIKDSFPARIGVMTGVYTAALQGGGALGSAVTPQLGDAFGGWRPALGSWAVVALVALLAWILAARGTGRAPRHADAAAGGRSLLRNRLAWIVTVFFGLQAFYAYAAMGWFPQVLMDAGVSRDDAGLLFGLVSLIAVPISLFVAPMAARQRGQGPWIAALGVFGFAGTAGLMFAPSWSPLLWSLLIGLGMSVFSLALTVIALRARTGADTARLSGMAQGFGYLFAALGPFLFGLLHDLAGGWTVPLAMLLGLLVVQVVFGALAGRRRFV
- a CDS encoding FadR/GntR family transcriptional regulator — protein: MPLATTRRAGLVDQVIDQLRTAVTQGEWPIGERIPTEAELVDQLGVGRNTVREAVRALAHTGLLEVRQGDGTYVRATSEVSGAIRRLCGSELREVLQVRRTLEVEGARLAAAERTDDEVAELWALLSRRDTELRDGRWEDFARTDAEFHCAVVRAGHNRLLTELYRGLTEVITASVAATSSITPGAEHVPEIGHEGLARAIADRDADRAAAEACGFLDELLERIERA
- a CDS encoding DUF4097 family beta strand repeat-containing protein, encoding MPVFATPEPISATIDVSIADIRIVAGERAETTVEIEPADPSEPEDVRAVAKTRVEFASGELLVKGPKYATKLWGKGGSLHVTVELPAGSRLRSTAAMGDIRVSGQVGDSRIKTSVGDIHLDEAARLEASTATGDVSIERATGHVEAHTGSGELRIREIDGTAVLKNSNGETRVGEVTGDLRVNTANGDIFVSLAHASVHAKTASGDIRLNEVMRDSVVLETAVGEIEVGVREGSAAWLELNSLTGSVRNTLTPSEGPGGTTETVEVKAHTYTGDIVIRRA
- a CDS encoding ATP-binding cassette domain-containing protein, whose translation is MPDAIVAEGLVKKYGSVTALDGMDLRVPEGTVLGVLGPNGAGKTTTVQILTTLQKPDAGRATVAGFDVVKDAHVLRSHIGASGQYAAVDQELTGAENLEMVGRLYHLGTKRAKARGRELLARFSLEDAADRPVKGYSGGMRRRLDLAGALVANPPVLFLDEPTTGLDPRARTELWDVITELVAGGTTLLLTTQYLEEADRLADSIAVIDHGRVIARGTADELKDLVGGERIELTVGTHADVGVAQRALARLASGEPQAEAFRLTVPVTHGAKALTEALALLAADGVDVRDVGVRRPTLDDVFLTLTGHETAEPAKEAV
- a CDS encoding ABC transporter permease; its protein translation is MNAVQMAVTDGVTVAKRNSIKIVRSLDLLGSIVFMPVMFVLLFGYVFGSVIDIPGMSYREFMLPGIFTLAVAMGSIVTGYGLTDDLQKGIIDRFRSLPMSPAAVLIGRTTADLILNVTSLLIMGLVGLLVGWRIHTGVFEALGGVLLLLAFAYALSWVMGTLGLAVRKPEVFNNVSSVAIFPLTFLANTFVDSGRLPTPLRVIADWNPVSAITQAARELFGNTSASMPVHDVWPMQHAVLASVLWIAVLLAIFVPLSVRCYKKATSH